The DNA segment GCCCCGTGCCAGACGTGTGGATTCGCCCGCGCTTCGCTCTGAAGTAACGCACATTTTGCGGCCGCGACGAAGTCGCCCGGGTCCGAGGCTCACGCCGGACTCGGGCGACTTCGTTACACCGCTACACGGCAGATCTGTTACCGTGCTGGTATGGGACTTTTCCGCGCGATTGCCGCCGCTTTCGTTGCCGCCTTTCCGCTGGTCGCCCTAGCCGCGCCGGAGTTCCCGCCGGGCGTCTGGAGCGACGGTGGGGATTACTCGATCGACGACTTCGACGGCAAGGTCCTCGTGCTCGTGTTCTACGACGACGGGTGCAGCAAGTGCGCCGCCTCGACTGAGGAGTACGCGAAGCTGCAGGAGGCGTTCGAAGACGAGCCGGTGTACGTGTTCGCAGTCGCGGTCAACGACAGCGAAACATCGGCCGCGCAATACGCCAAGACCAACGGGATGGGCGTGCCGGTCTTCGTCGACAACGCCGGCCTGCTCACCGCCGCGTACGGCCTGGACATCCCGCACGACGGCAACCGGAAGTTCATGGTCGTGCGTCCCGACGGCTCGATCCGCAACTGCGGCTTCATGCCGAACCACGCGACGGATCACGTCGGCGAGTTGGCCGAGGACGTTGCGACGATGTTCGACTTCAGCGACGTGCCGGAGATTTTCGTGCCGGTGTTGCGGGACATCGAGATCGGCAAGTGGGGCCGGGCGCTGCGGACGGCCGAGCCGGGACTGCGATCGCCGGACGATGCGGTGCGGGAAGCCACCGAGCGGCTGTTCGTCACCGCCGAGGAGCAGGCGGACGTGTTGCTCGCCGAAGCGGCCGAAGCCAACGATGCCGGCGACGCCCTGGCCGCGATGCTCAAGTACGAGACGGTCGTCGAGGAGTTCAGCGTCTTCCCCGACCGCGTCACCGCCGCCCGCAAAGCCGCCCGGCCGTTGCAGAAACATCCCGACGTCCAGAAAGAGATGGCCGCGCGGGAGCGGTACGCCATGCTGACCAACGGCCTGCGCCAAGCCACGCCACAGCAGGCCGACGACGTCCGTGCCTTCGCCCGCAAACTCGTCACCGAATTCCCCGACACGCCAACCGCGAAGCGAGTCGAGGGCTGGCTCAAGGTTGCAGACGACTGACGCGCCGCTCGATCCAACCCGCCGATTCTTCGTCGCCGATCCCCCGCAGATGATCGGCGACGTCTTCGTAACGCCGCACCACGTCGAAGCCGACGGCATGGTGCAGTTTGTGCAGGCAGACCGGGCAGAGCGTCATCGGCTTGGCGTCCATCTCGGGGCGGCTGTTCGAGCCGTTCATCAGGCAGTGGTGCGCGATGCAGTGTCGGATGCCGAACATGTGGGCGGTCTCGTGGGCGATAACTTTGAAGCTTCGCTTGCGGAAGTCGGGGCTGCCCGGTTCGCCATAGCGGGCGAAGCTCTGCACGCCCACGCGGTTGCGGAGCGATGCCTGGCCGAAAACGAAGTTGCTGCCCGGCCCAGTCCACAGGTCGGTCACGGTGAGCCCGAGGATGCAGAATGCATCGTCGGGGAGCCGGCGCTTGAGTTCGGCAAGAATGTCGTGGGTGAGCCATTGCGTCTGGCCAGCGTTCTCCCGGCTCTCGATCTCGCTCGGGGCCGGCAACCAAGGCTCGAGCACTGCGACCGGCAACCCCGTGAAGTCGGCAAGCCCGTCGGCGATCTGATTCAGCGGCCCGATGTCGTCGCCGATCGGCAACAGGTAGATCATCCGCCGATCGTCCGTGGGCACCGGCGGGTCACTCGCGACGTACTCGGCGAAGTTCTGTCCGGCTTCCTCATAATTCGCCAGCCAGTCCAGCGGCCCCGGTGTCGGCAATGGCTCAACGTCGGCGGTGTCCGAGAACCACGCAACGTCGGTCGGCGTCTCGGCGATCGGACGGATGACGAGGTACAGCACCCCCGCGGCCAAGATGAGCAAGACCACGATCGACCAAAGGATGACGCGAACACTCGGCATAAAACCATGTTTAGCGGACGCAGCGAAGCTGCCCAAGTCCGCCACCGTCCACGGGCAACTTCGTCGCTCCCGCTAAACGAAACCATCCCTACTTAAGCTCGTACTCCTTGATCTTCCGGTAGAGCGTGCGTTCGCCGATGCCGAGCATTTTGGCGGCTTTTTCGCGGTTGCCGTCGGTCATTTCGAGGGTGTTGCGGATGAGTTCCTTCTCGGCTTGCTGGACGGAGATGCCAACGAGGCCGGACATGCCGGCGTCGGCGACCGTGCCGTTGGCGCCCTTGATCTCTTCGGGAATCTGCTCGATGCCGAGTTCGCTGTCGGTGGCGAGGACGACCATCTCCTCGATGGCGGTTTTGAGTTGGCGGACGTTGCCGGGCCAACTGAAGCCCATGAGTTTCTGCTGGGCCTCGGCGGTGACACCGGCGATGTCCTTGCCGTATTTCTCGGCCGACTGCTTGAGGAAGAAGTGCGTGAGCAGCGGGATGTCCTCACGCCGTTCGCGCAATGGCGGCAGATGCACGGTCACGCCCTTGATGCGGAAGTACAGGTCCTGACGGAAGCTGCCGTCGTCGACCATCTGTTGGAGGTTGCGGTTGGTCGCGCTCACGAGGCGGACGTCGACCTCCTTCGGCTCGTTGGAGCCGAGGCGGACGACCTCGCCGTTCTCCAAAACGCGCAGGAGCTTGGCCTGCATGGACTGGGGCATGTCGCCGACCTCGTCGAGGAAGAGCGTGCCTTTGTCGGCGTGTTCAAACCGGCCCGCGCGGTCGCCCTGGGCACCGGTGTATGCGCCCTTCACGTGGCCGAAGAGCTCGTCCTCCAAAATCGTCTCGGCGAGGCCGGCGCAGTTGAGCGCGACCAAGCGTTTGCGTCGACGTTGTGAGTGGTCGTGGATGGCGCGGGCGATGAGTTCCTTGCCGGTGCCGGACTCGCCGGTGATGAGCACGGGGATGTCGGAGGGTGCGATCTGCTTGGCGGTCTTGATGACGTTCTGGATGCCGGGCGACTTGCCGATTATCCCCTCGAAGCCGCCGCGATCCATGAGCTCGGCTTCGAGGACTTCGTTCTGCTGACGCAATGCGCTGGACTCGGCGGCGCGGTTGACCTGGGCGCGGAACTCGTCGAGGTCGAGCGGCTTGGTGATGTAGTCGTACGCCCCTTCTTGCAGCGCGGCCTTGCTGGTCGGGACGTCGTTCACGGCGGTGACCAAGATCACCGGCGGCGGCGGGGTCAGGTCGCGGCTGCGTTTGATCAGCTCCAGCCCATCGTGCGGGCCGTCCATCCGCATGTCGGTGACGATGACGTCGAACTTCTTCTGCCCGAGCCGCTCCTCGGCTTCGGTGAGGTTGTAGGTCACGTCGCACTTGTGCCCCATGCGGATCAACGCCTCGCACATGACGTCGGCATGGTCGGTCTCGTCGTCGACGATGAGCACCCGGGCCTGGTGCTCGGCTTTCTTGGCATCTGCCATCGTGCCAATGATACACGCCGGGCGGGCTGTCAGACTGGCAGACGGATCGTGAATGTGCTCCCCCGACCGACTTGCGAATCGAGGGCAACTTCGCCGTTGTGGGCGTCTGCGATGCGGCGGACCATCGCGAGACCGAGGCCTGTGCCGCCCTTGCGTTTGCTGTAGTAAGCGCCGAAGATTTTCGGCTGATCCTCGGCGGCGATGCCGGGGCCGGTGTCGGTGACGCGCAGCTCGTACCACTTGCCGATCGCGCGGGCGGCCAGTTCGAGCCGACCGCCATCGGGCATGTGCTGCACGGCATTGAGCGCGAGGTTCAGCACCGCCTGCTTGATCTGCTTCTCGTCGATCTGCGCCGTGAGTGCGATGTCCGGGCGGTTGACGTTAAGAACCACGTTCTGCGAAGCTGCTTGCGGGGCGAAGAAGTCGGCGACGTCTTCGATGAGTTGGCCGAGATCGTGCGGTGCGGTTTCGACCTCCACCCTGCCGGCGTAGCGCAGGAAATCGTCGAGGATCTCGCGCAGTCGGATGGCCTCGCTGTGAACGGTGTTCAGGCGTTTGTGGGAGCGTTGCGGGACGTGCGGAATCTCATCGAGTTCCTCGTCGAGCAGCTGCAGGTTGAGGCCGATGGTCGAGAGCGGGTTCTTGATCTCGTGAGCGAGTCCGCCGGTGAGTTGGCCGAGCTCGGCGAGCCGCTCGGCCTCCCGGGTTCGGCGTTCGAGCAACACGAAACGCCGATAGCCCCAATAGCCGATCGTCGCGGCCAATCCGCCGACAAGGATCGCACCCAACAACGTCCCGACGACCAACCCGGCCCAATAGCCCTGGTCGTACGACAAGACGTTGACTTCAGCAAGTAGCGCGACGGTCGCGGGTGGACAACTTGGTCGAAGGACCGACATGCACGGCGACGGTAGGTCCGGCCGACGTATCAGAAGCGATCGCCGTGGTCGACACCGTTTCCGGCGTGCGAAGCCAGTTGGCCTTCGGCCGCGTCGGACACATGCGAACCGGGATCGTTGTCGTGGTCGGTGATGCGGCCCGTGCCGTTGCCGTGGCTCTTGGGTACTTCGTTGTCGGCCTTGGTGAAGCGCTCGACGTTCTTGGCGAAGTCGCCTTTCTCGCCGGAGTGGAGTTCGTAGCGGACGCGCTCGCCATCCTTAAGCGTGCGAAAGCCGTCACCGATGATGCTTGAGAAGTGGATAAAGACGTCCTGTCCGTCGGGGCCTTCGAGGAACCCGAATCCCTTCTTGACGTCGAACCATTTGACGGTGCCTTCGATCATGGGATTGTCCATTTCTTCGCGAATGAACGGGGTGAGGGACACACCCGAATGAAACAGCATGACTCGGAAAAGACGGCCCCCACCGGCCATCGGTTGATTTCCGTGTGGCGATCGCATCGTCGCTTCGGTCGCGACGACCCGAACCCACCTGCCGTGTTCGCGGGAGCGGTCATCCGGTCGTGTCTCCCTAAACACGACCGACACCTCGCCCTGCTCCCGCTTTATAGCCGTCACCGGCCTAAACAGACCCAGGTGACGACAGGCCGAGGGACAACGCCCTATCCGGCTACATGCCACATTAACGGAGTCGGTATGTGAGATGCAACACACGGCGACATGTTTTTTCGAGTTCCCTCCATACGTTCCGAGATTTTTGTCAGGATTGCGGCCGTCGGTACGGGTTATCGGCCCCAGCCGTGACGTCTGAGCCAAACCCCGCAGCGATTCGCCCAATCCGCGACTTCAGGCGGGTCATCGGGGTCGAGACATAGCCCCAACCCGTGCCGGCCCCGCTCATAGACGTGCAGTTCGAACGGCACCCCCTTCTCGGCCAAGGCCGCGGCGAACATCGTGTTGTGAACTGGGGCGACGACCGCATCCTCGGCCGTGTGCCAGAGAAATGTCGGCGGCGTTTGGGCGGTCACATGTTGCTCGCTACTGAGGTGCGTGAGCAATTCAGTTGTTTGTAAGTCGGCGAGCAAGTTCTGCCTGCTGCCCAAGTGTGCCGCGGCGGTAAGCAGATCGATCACGGGATAGCACAGCACGAGGTAGTCGGGCCGGGCCGTCGTACCGACATACGTTTCGTTGTGATGCGTCGCCAAGGTACTGGCGAGATGCCCGCCGGCACTGAAGCCGATGACGCCGACGGGAACTTGGCCGACGCGTCGGCGAACTTGTCGCATCGCTTCGGCGGCATCGATCAACGGGGCAGGGTGTCGGTTGGGCGCGATACGGTAACGAAGGACGGCGGCGGAGATGCCGAGTTCCTTGAGCCAATCGCCGATGGTCTCCGCTTCGTGATCGGCGTGCGAACCGTAACCACCGCCCGGCAGTACAAGACACGCCGACCGATGTTCGGCGACGGGCATCCAGCGCAGGGTCACCGCCGACCTCGGGTCACTCGTTTCCACGTCCGGCCAAAGGGGTTCCAACGACGGGTTCATGCCAAGATCATGCTCCGCGCGGACGTGCCGAACAATCGCCCCATTACCGAAACTCTCTCCGATCGGTTAGCGTTGCCTATCCCATTTGTTCTTTACGCTTCGCATTGCCACCTCCATGAACCCGTCGACCGTTCTCTTGCTGCTCGTCTTTCTCGCGGGTTGTTCGACCATCCGAACCACCGATCCCCCGCGGACCGCGACCGAGCTGTTTTTGCTGAACAAAGCCACGGAACTCGCGGTCGAACAGCTCAGCTTCGCGGAACTGCGTGACCGACAGATTTTCGTCTCGGCGGAGTACGTCTACGGCACGTTTCAACCGAGCCAGGAACAGGCGTACCTCATGGGTGAGGTTCGTGCCCGGTTGCTCAACAGCGGGGCAAGGCTGGTCAATCGCCGCGAAGATGCCGAGATCATCGCCGAGGTTCGCGTCCAGTCGCTGGGCATCGACCGCCTTGAGTATCTCTTCGGCCTGCCGGCAATCACCGCCGCGAGTGATGAACTGGCCGGAGACGGTGAAGCGGTGGTAATTCCGGAGATCGCCTTCCTGCGGAACTTGCGCCAGAAAGGCTTCTCTGCCTTGGCGATCGTAACCTATTGGCGTGAGGGCGGTGAACTCGTGAGCAGCACCCCGGTGGTGGTCGGCAAGACCAGCCGCGAGGATTTCTGGATCTTCGGAGTCGGCCCGCAAACCGTCGGCAACATCCCGCCCGCCGACCAGTAGTACGGAGCGCGTCATGGCGAAGAACAAGCCTGCAAAGACGGCCAAGCCCAGAGCCTCCCGCAAGCGGATCGACCGGTGGTGGAAACGGTACCTCCGTCGTCTCGCTGTCGTGATGGTGCTGTTGCTGGTGATCGTCAGCGTGTTGCTGGTGGCGGTCCAGCTTGTGCTTTGGTCGGGGCTGCCCCGTGACATTGCCGTGAGCACGATCCGGGCGCAGACAGGCTTGGACACGTCGGTCGGCGCGGTGGAGATCTCACTGCTCGGCGACGTCAAAGTTCGAGAGGTCGAACTCACGCTTCCCGAGACCGCCGTCCCGGTCCAGGCCGGCGCGCCGCGTCCGGCCGACATCACTCCCGAACCGTTCGCGCGGGTCGAAGAAATCAGCGCCAAGCTCCCCCCGCTGCCGCTGGTTGCCGTCCAGTTCCTGGCAGGCAAGCCCAACGTCAATCTCGTCGACATCGAGGGCATCACCGTCGATGCCCGCCAGTATGACGACGGCACCTGGAACCTCCAGCGCATCGCCGAGCAGGTCCAGCGCACCCTTGCCAAACCAACGGCGCAACCCGAATCACAAGGCTTGGCCTTGCCATTGTCCCTGCCGTTGCCCAAGGTCGATCTCCGCGACATCACGCTTCGAGCGATGGACAACAAAGGCCGGCGGCAAACGATCGCGCCGATTTCCGTCTTCGCCGAAAGCGACAAACCGTTGCACTGGACGTTCAAGGTGTCGCTGCCAGAAACAACGGGGATGGACGGGGCGCCGCTGCCGCGTTCGATCACCGGGGAACTCGTGCCGGCCGGCCGGTTCGATCACGTCGTTTACGTCGAACTGCCCAACGCGGCGGCACTCATCGACCCGATCATCCCGCTGCCCGGAACGGGTGTTCAACTCAACTGGGTCGGCAACCTCGCCGACGGCATCGACGGCCAGCTTCGCCTCGAGAAGATTGCTATCGACATCCAGAACGGCGTGACCATCCGCGGGGACGTACTGGCCAAGGCAGGCTCCCGCGGCGGCCCGCTGTTCCAGGCCGACGTCGTCGAGATCGTCATCGACAACGTGCCCCAGGTCGGCACAGTCATCATCACGTCCGGCACACTCAACTTCGACGGCAAGACCGCCCGGCTGACGGACGGTCGGGCCGAACTGCTCGGCGGCACCGCCGCCATCCGTGAAGCCGCGATCGACGTCGCCAACCTCGTCGGCAACGCCGACCTCAAGCTCACCGAACTGACCTACGCCGGCAACACCGTCAGCGGCAACGCCAACCTCGACGTGCGCCGATCGAACACCGACGGACTGTCGATCGAGCTGACCGGGGATTTCGGCGGCAACTCCGTGGCCGGCCCTTTCGCCGCGCGAGTCGACGTCAACGGGTCCGGTGAAAGTTTTCGTGAACTCGATTGGAGGGCAAGCGTTGATGAAGCCCACGTTGTCCGCGGCGGGCAACGGATCGACCTGCCGATCCTTGTCGCCAATGCATCGACGGCGTTCTTGGACGAACTCACGCAAGTGCTTCTGAAAGAGGTACGAACCGACGACGTCG comes from the Planctomycetota bacterium genome and includes:
- a CDS encoding redoxin domain-containing protein; amino-acid sequence: MGLFRAIAAAFVAAFPLVALAAPEFPPGVWSDGGDYSIDDFDGKVLVLVFYDDGCSKCAASTEEYAKLQEAFEDEPVYVFAVAVNDSETSAAQYAKTNGMGVPVFVDNAGLLTAAYGLDIPHDGNRKFMVVRPDGSIRNCGFMPNHATDHVGELAEDVATMFDFSDVPEIFVPVLRDIEIGKWGRALRTAEPGLRSPDDAVREATERLFVTAEEQADVLLAEAAEANDAGDALAAMLKYETVVEEFSVFPDRVTAARKAARPLQKHPDVQKEMAARERYAMLTNGLRQATPQQADDVRAFARKLVTEFPDTPTAKRVEGWLKVADD
- a CDS encoding archaemetzincin, translating into MPSVRVILWSIVVLLILAAGVLYLVIRPIAETPTDVAWFSDTADVEPLPTPGPLDWLANYEEAGQNFAEYVASDPPVPTDDRRMIYLLPIGDDIGPLNQIADGLADFTGLPVAVLEPWLPAPSEIESRENAGQTQWLTHDILAELKRRLPDDAFCILGLTVTDLWTGPGSNFVFGQASLRNRVGVQSFARYGEPGSPDFRKRSFKVIAHETAHMFGIRHCIAHHCLMNGSNSRPEMDAKPMTLCPVCLHKLHHAVGFDVVRRYEDVADHLRGIGDEESAGWIERRVSRLQP
- a CDS encoding sigma-54 dependent transcriptional regulator produces the protein MADAKKAEHQARVLIVDDETDHADVMCEALIRMGHKCDVTYNLTEAEERLGQKKFDVIVTDMRMDGPHDGLELIKRSRDLTPPPPVILVTAVNDVPTSKAALQEGAYDYITKPLDLDEFRAQVNRAAESSALRQQNEVLEAELMDRGGFEGIIGKSPGIQNVIKTAKQIAPSDIPVLITGESGTGKELIARAIHDHSQRRRKRLVALNCAGLAETILEDELFGHVKGAYTGAQGDRAGRFEHADKGTLFLDEVGDMPQSMQAKLLRVLENGEVVRLGSNEPKEVDVRLVSATNRNLQQMVDDGSFRQDLYFRIKGVTVHLPPLRERREDIPLLTHFFLKQSAEKYGKDIAGVTAEAQQKLMGFSWPGNVRQLKTAIEEMVVLATDSELGIEQIPEEIKGANGTVADAGMSGLVGISVQQAEKELIRNTLEMTDGNREKAAKMLGIGERTLYRKIKEYELK
- a CDS encoding ATP-binding protein, translating into MSVLRPSCPPATVALLAEVNVLSYDQGYWAGLVVGTLLGAILVGGLAATIGYWGYRRFVLLERRTREAERLAELGQLTGGLAHEIKNPLSTIGLNLQLLDEELDEIPHVPQRSHKRLNTVHSEAIRLREILDDFLRYAGRVEVETAPHDLGQLIEDVADFFAPQAASQNVVLNVNRPDIALTAQIDEKQIKQAVLNLALNAVQHMPDGGRLELAARAIGKWYELRVTDTGPGIAAEDQPKIFGAYYSKRKGGTGLGLAMVRRIADAHNGEVALDSQVGRGSTFTIRLPV
- a CDS encoding alpha/beta hydrolase, which translates into the protein MNPSLEPLWPDVETSDPRSAVTLRWMPVAEHRSACLVLPGGGYGSHADHEAETIGDWLKELGISAAVLRYRIAPNRHPAPLIDAAEAMRQVRRRVGQVPVGVIGFSAGGHLASTLATHHNETYVGTTARPDYLVLCYPVIDLLTAAAHLGSRQNLLADLQTTELLTHLSSEQHVTAQTPPTFLWHTAEDAVVAPVHNTMFAAALAEKGVPFELHVYERGRHGLGLCLDPDDPPEVADWANRCGVWLRRHGWGR
- a CDS encoding DUF6655 family protein, translating into MNPSTVLLLLVFLAGCSTIRTTDPPRTATELFLLNKATELAVEQLSFAELRDRQIFVSAEYVYGTFQPSQEQAYLMGEVRARLLNSGARLVNRREDAEIIAEVRVQSLGIDRLEYLFGLPAITAASDELAGDGEAVVIPEIAFLRNLRQKGFSALAIVTYWREGGELVSSTPVVVGKTSREDFWIFGVGPQTVGNIPPADQ